A genomic window from Nerophis ophidion isolate RoL-2023_Sa linkage group LG22, RoL_Noph_v1.0, whole genome shotgun sequence includes:
- the LOC133540971 gene encoding GATA zinc finger domain-containing protein 14-like, translating into MRHNNDDNSQHNYNHGHNIRNNDRPNNDDYNWKPNTHTHTTNQHKHHPCNDDRPNNDDYNWKPNTHTHTTNQHKHNNDDNSQHNYNHAHNIRNNDKHNNDDHSEHDYNHGHNIRNNDKHNNDDHSEHDYNHAHNIRNNDKHNNDDHSEHDYNHGHNIRNNDKHNNDDHSEHDYNHAHNIRNNDKHNNDDHSEHDYNHAHNIRNNDKHNNDDHSEHDYNHAHNIRNNDKHNNDDHSQHDYNHAHNIWNNDKHNHAHNIRNNDKHNNDDHSKHDYNHGHNIRNNDKHNHGYNIRNNDKHNNDDNSQHDYNHAHNIWNNDKHNHAHNIWNNDKHNHAHNIRNNNKHNNDDHSEHDYNHAHNIRNNDKHNHGHNIRNNDKHNHGHDIRNNDKHNNDDNSQHDYNHAHNIWNNDKHNHAHNIWNNDKHNHAHNIRNNDKHNNDDHSEHDYNHAHNIRNNDKHNHGHNIRNNDKHNHDDHVNEHDYNHAHNIRNNDKHNHDDHVNEHDHTHNHTTNQHKHQTCNDDRPNNDDNSQHKHNHDHNIWNKHEHNNDSVNNHTLGYHFHVTPKHNNSNHCSHHLDK; encoded by the exons acacAACAATGACGACAACTCCCAACATAATTACAACCATGGCCACAACATCCGGAacaacgacagacccaacaatgacgactacaaCTGGAAACCCAATACTCACACCCATACCACCAACCAGCACAAGCACcacccttgtaatgacgacagacccaacaatgacgactacaaCTGGAAACCAAATACCCACACccataccaccaaccaacacaa acacAACAATGACGACAACTCCCAACATAATTACAACCATGCCCACAACATCcggaacaacgacaaacacaacaATGATGACCACTCTGAACATGACTACAACCATGGCCACAACATCcggaacaacgacaaacacaacaATGATGACCACTCCGAACATGACTACAACCATGCCCACAACATCcggaacaacgacaaacacaacaATGATGACCACTCCGAACATGACTACAACCATGGCCACAACATCCGGAACAACGACAAACATAACAATGATGACCACTCCGAACATGACTACAACCATGCCCACAACATCcggaacaacgacaaacacaacaATGATGACCACTCCGAACATGACTACAACCATGCCCACAACATCcggaacaacgacaaacacaacaATGATGACCACTCCGAACATGACTACAACCATGCCCACAACATCcggaacaacgacaaacacaacaATGATGACCACTCCCAACATGACTACAACCATGCCCACAACATCtggaacaacgacaaacacaaccATGCCCACAACATCCGGAACAACGACAAACATAACAATGATGACCACTCCAAACATGACTACAACCATGGCCACAACATCcggaacaacgacaaacacaaccATGGCTACAACATCcggaacaacgacaaacacaacaATGACGACAACTCCCAACATGACTACAACCATGCCCACAACATCtggaacaacgacaaacacaaccATGCCCACAACATCtggaacaacgacaaacacaaccATGCCCACAACATCCGGAACAACAACAAACATAACAATGATGACCACTCCGAACATGACTACAACCATGCCCACAACATCcggaacaacgacaaacacaaccatggccacaacatccggaacaacgacaaacacaaccATGGCCACGACATCcggaacaacgacaaacacaacaATGACGACAACTCCCAACATGACTACAACCATGCCCACAACATCtggaacaacgacaaacacaaccATGCCCACAACATCtggaacaacgacaaacacaaccATGCCCACAACATCCGGAACAACGACAAACATAACAATGATGACCACTCCGAACATGACTACAACCATGCCCACAACATCcggaacaacgacaaacacaaccatggccacaacatccggaacaacgacaaacacaaccATGACGACCACGTCAATGAACATGACTACAACCATGCCCACAACATCcggaacaacgacaaacacaaccATGACGACCACGTCAATGAACATGACCACACCCacaaccataccaccaaccaacacaaGCACCAGACTTGTAacgacgacagacccaacaatgacgacaactcccaacataaacacaaccatgACCACAACATCTGGAACAAACACGAGCACAACAATGACTCCGTCAACAACCACACCCTTGGCTACCACTTCCACGTCACCCCAAAGCACAACAACTCCAACCACTGCTCCCACCATCTTGACAAGTAG